The following are encoded together in the Oncorhynchus kisutch isolate 150728-3 linkage group LG8, Okis_V2, whole genome shotgun sequence genome:
- the LOC109895431 gene encoding uncharacterized protein LOC109895431 encodes MAALGLLWLVSSIASILVKCEDATSEHKKIYPAKIFGPSSVTEGVNIHFKCSTTGIRGPEDKLNFYLCKNGVGIRIVLLEKGEDDAIFDMKNVTREDSGNYSCVYTRDKLVPSHLRSTGDNLVVFQVDGEQKEGLENMGGQGRAGLAAALVLLFLTLSVLLLVWRYWGILKQMISIDHQPSENQDTDQTYSLISVVPVTTGVIEVPFDGDEGHYSMIGLESSGRLRKNPEPLGSQGVSGMGSVVHHSPTDPTGDEALCSVITRVKRPEQQGETAIYAKVKTKKEKEKQDPVYSLCHYKYSSSIQ; translated from the exons ATGGCAGCATTAGGACTCCTATGGCTTGTGAGCT CCATAGCATCCATCCTTGTCAAATGTGAAGATGCAACATCTGAACACAAAA AGATCTACCCAGCAAAGATATTTGGACCATCTAGCGTGACTGAAGGGGTAAACATCCATTTTAAATGTAGCACTACTGGCATCAGAGGACCTGAGGACAAGTTAAATTTTTACCTTTGCAAGAATGGAGTTGGGATAAGAATTGTGCTGCTGGAGAAAGGTGAAGATGACGCTATTTTCGACATGAAGAATGTCACAAGAGAAGACTCAGGCAACTACAGCTGTGTGTACACCAGAGATAAACTTGTACCCAGTCACTTGAGGTCAACAGGGGATAATTTAGTAGTATTTCAGGTTGATGGAGAACAGAAAG AGGGACTAGAGAATATGGGAGGACAAGGGAGAGCGGGACTGGCAGCAGCCTTGGTCCTCCTGTTTCTGACGCTGTCTGTACTGCTGTTAGTGTGGAGGTACTGGGGAATCCTGAAACAAA TGATAAGTATTGACCATCAACCAAG TGAGAATCAGGATACGGATCAAACATACAGTCTAATCTCAGTTGTACCAG TCACAACTGGTGTAAT TGAGGTCCCCTTTGATGGTGATGAAGGACACTATTCTATGATAG GGCTGGAATCGTCAGGGAGACTACG AAAGAATCCTGAGCCCTTGGGTTCACAAGGTGTGTCAG GCATGGGATCGGTGGTTCATCA CTCTCCAACTGATCCTACAGGAGATGAGGCTCTGTGCAGCGTAATAACAAGAG TGAAAAGACCAGAACAGCAGGGTGAAACTGCCATCTATGCCAAAGTGAAAAcaaagaaggagaaagaaaaacAGGACCCTGTTTACAGTCTGTGTCATTACAAATACAGTAGTTCTATACAGTAG